The Oscillatoria acuminata PCC 6304 genomic interval AAAACTTTCTTTTTCAGTTAGCATTGGCCCTTCAGATGTCTCATTTAGATGCAGTCGGAGCCTTGGTTCAACAAAATGATTTCAATACTGCAATCGGCCAACTAACCGATTCAACTTGGCCCTGGCTAGAACGGTTCCCTCAAGGGTTCTCGTTCCCCGGGAGAGATGATGGCGCTTCCAATTTAGCTCTTGAGAGACCCAAATCAGTTCAAGGGAAATTTTGCTGGATTGCTGCCAACGGTTCAGACCCCACAAGTTCTGCATTGCTGAGGGGAAGAACGGTATTCAGGGAACTGTCTGAATGCCTCCCTCAGGAAGATTCTCCCTAAAAAAGAGACAACCTCACCGGACCCTCAGTTTCCGCAACCCTATTCACCCTCACCGGACCCTCAGTTTCCGCAACCCTATTCACCGGCAGCCCAACCCGACGAGATCGGGTAAGTCCAGAGTTTTAAGGACCGGCTTCTTCCCAGAAGGCAAAGGCAGGAAAAGCCGCTTAATTGTGCAATCTACCCCTAACTCTAGCCCAATCCTGCCTGCCGATTTCTCTATCCCAAACCCATAGCGTGAGACGACGACCCATGCACAACCTAGAAGGCAGCATTTGCGGGATTCTTGGCTTATGCCAAGACATCAGCAAACGGGAATCCAGCAAAGAACTCATGAACCCAAGCCGTGCCTCTCTTTTACAACAACTGACCCTCGGCGTTGCACAAGCTGAGGATTTTGACACTGCATTAAGCTTGGCCCTGCGACGAGTCTGCGAAATCGCCGGATGGGATTATGGAGAAACTTGGTCCTTCAATTCCGAAGGCGGATATCTGGAATGTAGCCCCGTATGGTATGCCGGAAAAATCAACGCCCTCGGGCAACCCTTGCCAGAGATTGAAAAATTTCGCCAACAAAGCGAAACCTTAACGTTTTTACCGGGAATCGGTCTACCGGGACGGGTGTGGGTTCAACAAAAGCCAGAATGGGCTAAAGATGTCTCGGAACTGCCCCAGGCCATTTTTCATCGGGCGAAACAGGCCCGCAAACTGGGCATCAAAGCGGCCCTGGGGGTCCCGATTCTCGCCAATGACGAAATTCTCACTGTCCTGGTCTTCTTCATGGTGCAGTCCCACGCCGAAGATCGGCGGGTCGTTGAATTGGTCTCGGAAATTCTCGGTGGACTGGGATCCGTACTGTTGCAGAAACGCTCAGAAGAAGCCTTACGAAAAGCCGAACAAAAATATCGGAATATTTTTGAGCGTTCTATCGAAGGAATGTTTCAAAGTAATCCGTCCGGGGAATACCTCCTCGTCAACTCCACCCTGGCCCATATTTATGGGTACGAATCACCGGCAGAAGTGATGAACTCGATTCGGGATATCCAACATCAGCTTTATGTGGACCCCTCGCGCCGGCTGGAACTCAATCACCTGTTACAAGAAAAAGATGCGGTGTTGGACTTCCAATCTCAGTGCTATCGCAAAGATGGCAGCATCATCTGGATTTCTGAAAATGCGCGGACGATCCGGGATGCTCATGGCAAAATCATTGCTTATGAAGGCACGGTAAAAGATATTACCGATCGCAAACAGGCCGAAGAACGCTTTGCAGCTTTGGTGCAGAACTCCTCAGACACCATCGCCATTTTATCCGCTGACGGCAAAATTTTATATGGGTCTCCCTCCCTCGATCGCATCTTAGGATATCAACCCGATAGCTTACTGGGTAACTGCCTCCTGGATTACGTCCATCCCGAAGATGTGGCAATGGTTCGCCAGGTGATCCTGCCTCGACCTAAAACCACCCCAGGAAAGCGATCGCTGCACCCCTCCAAATTTAACAACCCGCACCCCTCCAAAATCATGGCAGATTTTTCCCCCGTCACCCTAAACACTCGCCCGGACTTCTCCTTAAAACCCATCGAGTATCGGTTTCGCCATGCCGATGGAACTTGGGTTTATTTAGAATCCGTCACCAATAACCGCCTCGATGATCCCAGCATCCAAGGAATAGTCGTCAATTCGCGGGATATCACCCAACGCAAAGAAGCGGAAGAACAACTCCATCAGCGACTGGCGATCGAAGCGGCACTCTCTCAAATTTCCCGGTTGTTCGTCTCCACCCGAGAACCCAACTTCCATAAAATCCTCGCCCGAGTTGGCATTGCTGCTGGAGTAGAACGGGCCTATATTTTCGAGTTCGACGATCGCCTCACTCAATTTAGCAACACTTATGAATGGTGCGCCACTGCGGCCATTTCGCAAATCCAGAACCGCCAAAACCTCCGAGTTGCTGATTTCCCCTGGCTGATGGACCAACTCACGGTACTGGAAATCTTAGATATCTGCGATATCGAGTGGCTACCCAAAGCCGCCCATGCCGAAAAAGCCTTCTTCCTCTCTCAACATATCCAATCCCTGCTCATCGTCCCACTTTTTTCCCAGGAAGAACGATTAGTCGGATTTCTAGGATTTGACGATCGCCAAATCCAACCCCATTGGTCCGCCAGCCATGCTCAACTCCTGCGGGTGATTGCCCAAATGCTCTCCAGTTATTATCAACGCAAGCAAACTGAAGAAGCCCTGCGACAGGCAGAACGTAAATATCGCAGTATTTTTGAAAATGCCGTGGAGGGGATTTTTCAAACCACTCCCAATGGTCAATACCTCACCGCCAATCCCATGTTGGCCTCTATCTATGGATATAATTCCCCGGAAGAATTAATCGAAGTTTTGACCGATATCGAGCATCAACTCTACGTTCACCCCCAGCGCCGGTCCGAGTTTCGCCGGTTGTTACAAGAACAAGAGACTGTCTGGGGGTTTGAGTCCCAGGTTTATCGACGCGATCGCCGCATCATCTGGATTTCTGAATGTGCGCGGACCATTCGCGATAGCAACGGTGAAATTATCGGCTATGAAGGCACCGTGGTTGATATCACCCAGCGCAAACAAGCCGAGGCGGAACTGCACCAACGGGACAACTTATTGCTGGGGGTCGCCCAAGCAATGAATCACCTGCTGACCAATACCAATACTGCTCAAGCCGCATTAGATGCTCTTGCCACCCTCGGAGAGGCGGCAGGGGTCGATCGCGTCTATATCTGTGAATTATCCAATCCCACCACAGCTTACAACTTCGGCAGTCGAGAGGAATCTCACCCGTCCCTGTCCTCTTGTTCTGACTGTACCGCTCGGGAACATTGTCAAATGTGGATTCGGTTTGAGTGGACCCGAACTCCCCAAGTCGGTTTTAAAAATGGGGCCTGTTCCGTCGTCCAGTTGAGCTCCAGCCTCCTCAATACCTTGTTAGTCGGCGAAAGCGTGAGTTTGCTCGCCCAGAACTTGAATCCAGCCGAACAACAACTGTTTGCTCAAGAAGGAACGCGATCGAGTTTGATGGTGCCGATCCTGGTGAATAATGAATTTTGGGGATACATCGGTTTTGATGACATAGAGGTTGATCGACCCTGGTCTAAAAGCGAAGTCTCGATTTTAAGTGCGATCGCCGCGAGTATAGGCGGTGCACTCCAGCGTCATCACCAAGAAGAAATGATTCGCCATCAAGCCTATCATGACCGTCTCACGGGTTTACCCAATCGGCAACTGTTGGATGAACGCTTGCCGATGGCGATCAAAATTGCCAAAGAGAATAAAGAGCAACTAGCGGTGATGTTTCTGGACCTCGATCGCTTCAAAATCATTAATGATACCCTCGGTCATGCCGTCGGCGATGAACTCCTTCAAACCGCTGCCTTACGCCTGGGAAGTTGTCTGCGCGATAGTGATATTATTGTGCGCTGGGGTGGAGATGAATTTATCCTGTTGTTAGAAGGAATTACCAGTACCGAAGATGCCGCCCAGATTGCCCAAAGACTGCTGGAATGTCTCCGTCCAGCTTTTGAAATTGAAGGCAACCAACTCTATATTACCGGCAGTATTGGTATGGCCCTTTATCCCCAAGATGGAGATGACCCGGAAACCTTAATTAAAAATGCGGATACAGCCCTTTATCGGGTTAAAGAACAGGGACGAAATCATTACCAGATTTACTCCCCCGCCATGAGTTCGGAAGCCTCTGAGTTACTGGTTCTGGACAATTCACTCCATGAGGCTTTAAAACGAGAAGAGTTTTTTTTGGAATTCCAACCCCAGGTGAATCTTAAAACTGGCGCAGTGGTGGGGATGGAAGCGCTAGTGAGGTGGCAACACCCTCATTTGGGATTAGTGCCTCCCCATACGTTTATCCCGATCGCTGAAGAAAACTGCGAGATTATCAAATTGGGCTGGTGGGTGTTGCAGCAGGCGATCGGCCAAAACAAAGCATGGCAGGATGCCGGATTACCTCCGATTCGGATGATGGTGAATCTCTCGACTCGTCAATTCCACCATCCCGATTTAGCCGAAAATGTCTCCCAAATGTTAGGGGAGGTGGAACTAGACCCCCATTGGTTGGGGTTAGAAATCAGCGAAACCACGGCTATGCATGACCCGGATTTAACCGATAGCATTTTGCGTCAGTTTCGCACAATGGGAATTTCCACGGCGATCGATGATTTTGGGATTGGCTATGCTTCTCTGAATTATCTGAAAAAATTTTGCTTCCAAACTCTGAAAATTGACAAGTCTTTTGTCTGGGATGTCGCCCTCAATGCCAAAGAAGCGGCGATCGTCTCGGCAATTATTACCCTTGGACAAAAGCTGAATATGAGTGTGGTGGCGGAAGGGGTGGAAACTACGGTCCAACGGGATTGTTTGCTTAATCTCAACTGCTATGAAATGCAGGGGTATTTGTTTAGTCCTCCCCTGAGTGGGTTCAATGCCACCCGACTGCTAGAATCAGGTCAAGCACTGTTATAATCCGGAATCCGGTTTTCAAAGTATAAAAGCCCACACCCTAAAGGGTGGGGCTATACGGACAAAGCCCGCCTGCGCGGGCTAAGGGGATTGCAAAATATAAATCATCCAACCGTTCAACGGATGAAAGGAAGGTATGTGTAGGGGCGCAATGCTTGCGCCCTAGGGGCGCAATGCTTGCGCCCCTACATTGACACCGTTGAGCATTTACTACGAACGAACATTTTGGAGATTTTATTTTTTGGAGTTCCCTAATAGAGTAAAACAACTTTTAAACTCCGGATTTGGTATCATCCTGAGTGAGTGCGACGTAACAGCAGGGAATTGGTGACGACGCTCACGGAACTAAAGGCCATGAATGCACCGGCAGTTGAGGGATTTAATAAGATTCCCCACAGGGGTAGCAGCAAACCGGCAGCGACGGGAATGCCTAGGATATTGTAAGCGAAGGCCCAAAATAAGTTTTGCCGAATTTTGCGAAAGGTGGCGCGACTCAGTTGGATAGAACTGACGACATCTAGGAGAGAATCGCGCATGAGGACGATGCCGGCGGTTTCTACGGCCACATCGGTGGCGGCATTTAAACTGATGCCAATATCTGCTTGAGCTAAGGCAGGAGCATCATTGATGCCATCGCCGATCATGGCGATGCACTGACCCTGAGATTGCAGGTGAGCGATCGCCTCCGCTTTACCAGCAGGGGAAACTCCGGCGAGGATATCGGTGGGGTGGAGTCCGAGGGATTGCCCGATCGCCTGGGCCACTTCTGGGCGATCGCCAGTCACCATCATCACCCGTAATCCCAGGTTCCGACAAGCATCCAGGGTGGATTGAGCCTCCTCTCGCAAGCGATCGCGCACAGCGATGCAGCCGATTAATTCTCCCCCTTTCCCCACGAACACCACGGTTTTACCCGCTTTGGCCAGTTCTCGGGTCCGGGAACTCCAATCCGGGGAAATCTCTATCCCCTGTTGCTTAAACCAGTCCTCAGTTCCCAAGATGACGGAAGCATTCTCCACCATTGCCGATACCCCGCATCCCGGTTCCGTCTGAAAGCAGTCCCCACGGAGGAGGGGGAGATTCTGGGTTTTGGACTCGATTAAAATGGCCTGGGCGAGGGGGTGATTGGTCCCACTTTCCACCGTGGCGGCGAGTTGGAGCATTTCGGCGGGTTCAACGGAGTCAATGCATAGACAATCGGTGACTTGCGGTTCCCCGTTGGTCAAGGTGCCCGTTTTATCAAAAATCACGGTATCAATTTGGGCCACCCCTTCGAGAATGTCTCCCCCGCGAATTAGTAATCCCCGTTCTGCACCCATGCTGGTCCCGACGAGGAGGGCGGTGGGGGTGGCGAGTCCCAGGGAACAGGGACAAGCGATGACTAAGACAGCGATCGCCAGTTTCAAACTGAGTAATAAGGGGGAAGTGGGTTCCATCAGGGAATGGAGGTGACCTCCCATTGGTAAGAGGGGGGTCAATTGCATCGCCGGTTGTAAGACTTGGGGGAAGAGGTGAGTGCCGATTAAGTACCAGAATGCAAAGGTAAAGCTGGCGATCGCCATCACCCCATAGGTAAAGTATCCAGCGACAGTATCTGCAAGGTTTTGAATCGGTGCCTTGCGGGTTTGGGCCTCTTCTACAAGGGCGACAATTTGAGCGAGGGTGGTTTCTCCACCGATGCGGGTGGCGCGGATGGCGATGACGCCAGACTGATTTAGGGTCCCGCCAACAACGGGATCGCCGGTCTGTTTGAGGACCGGGAGGGATTCGCCGGTCAACATCGACTCATCGATGGTGGTACTACCGGAGATGATTTCCCCATCCACGGGGATTTTTTCTCCGGGGAGGACTTGGAGTGATTCCCCGACTTTGACGCGATCGGCGCTAATTTCCAGGGTGAAGGGGGGAGAGTCGGAATTGCTTGTCTCACCGATTGGGGTCGTGATTAACCGGGCGGTGGCGGGTTTGAGGGAAATGAGGGCCTGGAGGGATGAGGCGGCGCGTTGCCTTGCTAGTTGTTCTAAGGTGCGCCCGAGGAGGATAAACCCGAGTAACATCACGGGTTCATCGAAAAAGCATTCCCATTTGAGTTGGGGAAACAGGAAGGCGATGCAACTGGCGAGATAGGCACTGAGTGCGCCTAATCCAACTAAGGTATTCATGTTGGGGTGGTTGCGCCATAAGGCGCGGACCCCTTCGACGAGGATGGGACGGCCTGGAATGGCGATCGCCGCCGTTGCTAAGGCCCAATGGAATCCGATCTGGTTGAGGAATCCGAGTTGGCCGAGGTGTCCGAGCCCGGAGAGGAGGATTAGGAGGGTGGCGACTGCCAGATTCCAGATGGCGGCGCGAATAGATTGGCGGTGGCGACTGGTTTGGGCGCTCTCCCCTGGGGAATCGGGGGTGGTAGAACGTAGTTCCGTGGGGAATCCCGATGCAGTTAACTTTTGGGCCAATTGTGCCGGGTCGATTTTGTCCGGTTCATACTCCACTGCGGCCACTTCCGTGACCAAATTGACCCGGGCGGAAAGCACCCCGGGTTGTTGTGTGAGTTGGCGTTCTACCGCTTGGACACAACCGGCACATTTCATGCCGCCCACATCCAAGGCAGTGGTGGCAACGGGTGAGGGGGAATGGGGTCTTTGAGTTTCCGATGAAAGCATGAATATCAAATCATCAAGGTATTATCGCCAAAGTGTAACGCTTTTCCTACGGGAGTGCGCTTTATCCCTCATCCTCGGGTTCCAGTATCGGGCGCTTCACCGAGGAAAAAATCCGGTAGCTTTCATTCTCACTATCGGCGAACCCCGTGGTGGAGTCTCCATCCCATCTCACTACATTGTATTCCACGTTGTCGGCATAAATGGCAAACGTAATTCTCACGACTTCTAAAAAGTTGATCAGCCACTTGCATTCATTTTGAGACTGTTCCTCATAATAGCGGATTAAATTGGCTAAACAGGCTTCTAAGTGAGGGGAACAGGATTTACAGATTAACACTAGCTTCAACAGGACAATCGCTAAGGTCATGGGATTGCCATTTGCCAATAACAGAATAAACAGCAACGAGGGTTCCTTGCCGGTTTCAGTGGTCAAAAATTCAATGGTTTTTTTGCAAGTGGTTTTGAGTAAAAAAGGAGTGAGAATTTCATCGTCATGATTTTTG includes:
- a CDS encoding EAL domain-containing protein, with amino-acid sequence MHNLEGSICGILGLCQDISKRESSKELMNPSRASLLQQLTLGVAQAEDFDTALSLALRRVCEIAGWDYGETWSFNSEGGYLECSPVWYAGKINALGQPLPEIEKFRQQSETLTFLPGIGLPGRVWVQQKPEWAKDVSELPQAIFHRAKQARKLGIKAALGVPILANDEILTVLVFFMVQSHAEDRRVVELVSEILGGLGSVLLQKRSEEALRKAEQKYRNIFERSIEGMFQSNPSGEYLLVNSTLAHIYGYESPAEVMNSIRDIQHQLYVDPSRRLELNHLLQEKDAVLDFQSQCYRKDGSIIWISENARTIRDAHGKIIAYEGTVKDITDRKQAEERFAALVQNSSDTIAILSADGKILYGSPSLDRILGYQPDSLLGNCLLDYVHPEDVAMVRQVILPRPKTTPGKRSLHPSKFNNPHPSKIMADFSPVTLNTRPDFSLKPIEYRFRHADGTWVYLESVTNNRLDDPSIQGIVVNSRDITQRKEAEEQLHQRLAIEAALSQISRLFVSTREPNFHKILARVGIAAGVERAYIFEFDDRLTQFSNTYEWCATAAISQIQNRQNLRVADFPWLMDQLTVLEILDICDIEWLPKAAHAEKAFFLSQHIQSLLIVPLFSQEERLVGFLGFDDRQIQPHWSASHAQLLRVIAQMLSSYYQRKQTEEALRQAERKYRSIFENAVEGIFQTTPNGQYLTANPMLASIYGYNSPEELIEVLTDIEHQLYVHPQRRSEFRRLLQEQETVWGFESQVYRRDRRIIWISECARTIRDSNGEIIGYEGTVVDITQRKQAEAELHQRDNLLLGVAQAMNHLLTNTNTAQAALDALATLGEAAGVDRVYICELSNPTTAYNFGSREESHPSLSSCSDCTAREHCQMWIRFEWTRTPQVGFKNGACSVVQLSSSLLNTLLVGESVSLLAQNLNPAEQQLFAQEGTRSSLMVPILVNNEFWGYIGFDDIEVDRPWSKSEVSILSAIAASIGGALQRHHQEEMIRHQAYHDRLTGLPNRQLLDERLPMAIKIAKENKEQLAVMFLDLDRFKIINDTLGHAVGDELLQTAALRLGSCLRDSDIIVRWGGDEFILLLEGITSTEDAAQIAQRLLECLRPAFEIEGNQLYITGSIGMALYPQDGDDPETLIKNADTALYRVKEQGRNHYQIYSPAMSSEASELLVLDNSLHEALKREEFFLEFQPQVNLKTGAVVGMEALVRWQHPHLGLVPPHTFIPIAEENCEIIKLGWWVLQQAIGQNKAWQDAGLPPIRMMVNLSTRQFHHPDLAENVSQMLGEVELDPHWLGLEISETTAMHDPDLTDSILRQFRTMGISTAIDDFGIGYASLNYLKKFCFQTLKIDKSFVWDVALNAKEAAIVSAIITLGQKLNMSVVAEGVETTVQRDCLLNLNCYEMQGYLFSPPLSGFNATRLLESGQALL
- a CDS encoding heavy metal translocating P-type ATPase — translated: MLSSETQRPHSPSPVATTALDVGGMKCAGCVQAVERQLTQQPGVLSARVNLVTEVAAVEYEPDKIDPAQLAQKLTASGFPTELRSTTPDSPGESAQTSRHRQSIRAAIWNLAVATLLILLSGLGHLGQLGFLNQIGFHWALATAAIAIPGRPILVEGVRALWRNHPNMNTLVGLGALSAYLASCIAFLFPQLKWECFFDEPVMLLGFILLGRTLEQLARQRAASSLQALISLKPATARLITTPIGETSNSDSPPFTLEISADRVKVGESLQVLPGEKIPVDGEIISGSTTIDESMLTGESLPVLKQTGDPVVGGTLNQSGVIAIRATRIGGETTLAQIVALVEEAQTRKAPIQNLADTVAGYFTYGVMAIASFTFAFWYLIGTHLFPQVLQPAMQLTPLLPMGGHLHSLMEPTSPLLLSLKLAIAVLVIACPCSLGLATPTALLVGTSMGAERGLLIRGGDILEGVAQIDTVIFDKTGTLTNGEPQVTDCLCIDSVEPAEMLQLAATVESGTNHPLAQAILIESKTQNLPLLRGDCFQTEPGCGVSAMVENASVILGTEDWFKQQGIEISPDWSSRTRELAKAGKTVVFVGKGGELIGCIAVRDRLREEAQSTLDACRNLGLRVMMVTGDRPEVAQAIGQSLGLHPTDILAGVSPAGKAEAIAHLQSQGQCIAMIGDGINDAPALAQADIGISLNAATDVAVETAGIVLMRDSLLDVVSSIQLSRATFRKIRQNLFWAFAYNILGIPVAAGLLLPLWGILLNPSTAGAFMAFSSVSVVTNSLLLRRTHSG